A single genomic interval of Alteromonas sp. CI.11.F.A3 harbors:
- the cyoD gene encoding cytochrome o ubiquinol oxidase subunit IV: MTGHRSNKITANSSNGNAITHAECAHAQDHGNVKTYLIGFVLSVILTVIPFWMVMEGDFSKVTTLWSIVVFAIVQIWVHLKYFLHLNFVTEDGRASTISFLFSALIIFMVVGLSIWIIYESNAMMMY, from the coding sequence ATGACGGGTCATCGTTCTAACAAAATAACCGCCAATTCGAGTAACGGAAATGCCATAACTCATGCTGAATGCGCCCATGCGCAAGACCATGGCAACGTGAAAACCTATTTAATTGGTTTTGTATTGTCAGTGATTTTAACGGTTATTCCATTTTGGATGGTAATGGAAGGAGACTTCTCAAAAGTGACCACCTTATGGAGCATCGTCGTTTTCGCGATTGTACAAATTTGGGTTCATCTAAAGTACTTCCTTCACCTTAACTTTGTTACTGAAGACGGTCGAGCCAGTACTATTTCGTTTTTATTCAGCGCACTCATTATCTTCATGGTAGTAGGGTTGTCGATTTGGATAATCTACGAATCGAACGCCATGATGATGTACTAG
- the cyoA gene encoding ubiquinol oxidase subunit II — protein MSIRNLLKLTFTTIVLMLAGCSGGVLDPKGQVGVDEKNLIILCTILMLIVVIPVIVLTLYFAWKYRASRDFEIYTPKWAHSTKIEALVWSVPVLIIVALGVITWRSTIALDPYAPLEGQGEHLTVEVVSLDWKWLFIYPEQGIATVNELVFPANKPIAFKITSENAMNSFFIPQLGSQIYSMAGMETKLHLIANEPGTFKGISSNYSGAGFSGMKFNAIATPTEADFDAWVEKVKQEDTALTSGSYKELAEPTEDHPVTYYGDVSDGLFHEILMKYMKDHGSMDFYSKPNNAATGMKKAMPDMHKGHHEEVNE, from the coding sequence TTGTCTATTCGTAACCTCTTGAAACTAACTTTTACCACAATCGTGCTGATGCTAGCCGGTTGCAGTGGCGGCGTACTCGATCCTAAAGGGCAAGTAGGTGTGGATGAAAAGAATCTAATCATTCTTTGCACCATTCTTATGCTCATTGTTGTGATCCCAGTCATTGTGCTAACACTCTATTTCGCTTGGAAATATCGCGCCAGTCGCGACTTTGAAATTTACACCCCCAAATGGGCCCACTCTACCAAAATTGAAGCTTTGGTATGGTCAGTTCCCGTACTCATTATTGTTGCTTTAGGCGTTATAACTTGGCGTTCAACCATAGCGTTAGACCCCTATGCACCGCTTGAAGGTCAAGGTGAACACCTTACTGTAGAAGTGGTGTCATTAGACTGGAAGTGGTTATTCATCTATCCAGAGCAAGGCATTGCTACGGTGAACGAATTAGTTTTTCCTGCTAACAAACCCATCGCTTTCAAAATTACTTCTGAAAACGCCATGAACTCGTTTTTCATTCCACAATTGGGCAGTCAAATTTACTCAATGGCCGGAATGGAAACCAAGCTACACCTCATTGCAAATGAGCCGGGTACGTTCAAAGGCATTTCATCCAACTACAGTGGCGCGGGTTTCTCGGGCATGAAATTCAATGCTATTGCCACCCCTACAGAAGCTGATTTCGACGCTTGGGTAGAGAAGGTTAAGCAAGAAGATACGGCATTAACTTCTGGCTCTTACAAAGAACTCGCAGAGCCCACCGAAGATCATCCTGTGACCTACTACGGCGATGTAAGTGATGGGTTATTCCACGAAATACTAATGAAATACATGAAAGACCACGGCTCGATGGATTTTTACAGCAAGCCTAATAACGCGGCTACAGGTATGAAAAAAGCGATGCCTGATATGCACAAGGGTCATCATGAAGAGGTTAACGAATAA
- a CDS encoding type 1 glutamine amidotransferase domain-containing protein, which translates to MSNQQNLEGKKIAILATDGFEQSELVQPRDMLTEQGATVEILSIDDQSSITAWNEGNWGKQISVDAQVSSVAPSDYDALVLPGGQINPDILRTNSDAVSFIKQAHAEPRIKALAAICHGPWLLVESEVAKNSALTSFPSIKTDLINAGATWKDEQVVQDGKLVTSRNPDDIPAFVEKISELIA; encoded by the coding sequence ATGAGTAATCAGCAAAATTTGGAAGGCAAAAAAATCGCTATTTTAGCTACCGATGGTTTTGAGCAAAGTGAGCTTGTGCAGCCAAGAGATATGCTGACAGAGCAGGGCGCCACAGTAGAGATACTATCAATTGATGACCAAAGCAGTATCACTGCATGGAATGAAGGAAATTGGGGTAAACAAATATCGGTAGATGCGCAAGTGTCCTCGGTAGCGCCAAGCGATTACGATGCGCTGGTATTGCCTGGTGGTCAAATTAACCCTGATATTTTACGTACAAACAGCGATGCGGTTTCATTTATAAAGCAAGCGCACGCTGAACCTCGCATTAAAGCCCTTGCCGCTATCTGCCATGGACCTTGGTTACTCGTTGAATCGGAAGTGGCAAAAAATAGCGCCCTGACTTCCTTCCCAAGTATTAAAACCGATTTAATAAATGCGGGCGCAACATGGAAAGATGAGCAGGTGGTGCAAGATGGTAAATTGGTTACCAGCCGAAACCCAGATGACATTCCTGCCTTTGTAGAGAAAATTAGTGAACTCATAGCTTAA
- the cyoE gene encoding heme o synthase: protein MFRRYLSVTKPGIIMGNLISVAGGFLLAARGDVDWPLMIATLVGLSLVVASGCAINNCIDSDIDNKMQRTRTRVTVTGEMSLKAAFWHGAVLGVAGFALLTFYTNLTAVFFAALGYVVYVGVYSLYMKRNSVYGTLVGSLSGAVPPVVGYCAVTGTFDMAAAILLVMFSIWQMPHSYAIAIFRYKDYEAANIPVLPVAQGIAKAKQHIVLYIAVYAMVTLLLPIGGYTGVGFLAVAFSTSLWWLIMALRGYRRDINIEGWARQVFGFSIINITALSIAMAVDYHSNVLSLF, encoded by the coding sequence ATATTTCGCCGCTATTTATCGGTGACTAAACCCGGCATCATTATGGGCAATTTAATTTCCGTAGCAGGTGGTTTTTTACTCGCTGCTCGCGGGGATGTTGACTGGCCTTTAATGATAGCGACCTTGGTTGGCTTGTCTTTAGTGGTGGCTTCTGGTTGTGCGATTAACAACTGCATAGACAGCGACATCGACAACAAAATGCAGCGAACACGCACTCGGGTGACAGTTACCGGCGAAATGTCGTTGAAAGCAGCCTTCTGGCACGGCGCAGTGCTAGGGGTTGCAGGGTTCGCTTTACTGACTTTTTATACAAACCTAACGGCAGTGTTTTTCGCTGCCTTGGGTTATGTGGTTTACGTAGGTGTATACAGCTTATACATGAAGCGTAACTCTGTATATGGCACCCTTGTGGGCAGTTTGTCTGGCGCGGTGCCGCCCGTGGTAGGTTACTGCGCAGTAACTGGCACATTTGATATGGCCGCCGCGATATTACTAGTGATGTTCAGTATATGGCAAATGCCTCACTCTTACGCAATCGCTATTTTTCGTTACAAAGATTACGAAGCGGCCAATATACCGGTACTTCCTGTGGCACAAGGCATTGCAAAAGCTAAGCAACACATTGTGTTATACATTGCGGTGTATGCCATGGTCACACTACTGTTACCAATTGGTGGTTATACTGGCGTAGGCTTTTTGGCTGTCGCCTTTTCCACAAGCTTGTGGTGGTTGATAATGGCGCTACGGGGATATCGCCGCGATATCAATATTGAAGGCTGGGCGCGCCAAGTGTTCGGGTTTTCGATTATCAATATCACGGCGCTCTCAATTGCCATGGCTGTGGATTATCACAGCAACGTTTTAAGCCTTTTTTAG
- a CDS encoding SDR family oxidoreductase translates to MSSQKTDSKVIVITGASSGIGKATAQALVNEGNKVALIARSEDKLNDLVAELGDENAFAVTADVSDFDDLEKAFSKVTKHYGQVDGVFANAGTGAKSAGIENGDVEEWQSMLGANINGLLYTAKLGLPLLKKTKGHFILTSSVAGRIALKGSVYGASKWFAYGFGQNLAEEMKEWGGRCTTICPGMVNTPFFDEPKEDKLQPEDIAKSVLFVLSANDSACVREVYVMPTSQTT, encoded by the coding sequence ATGTCTAGTCAGAAAACAGATTCAAAGGTTATTGTTATTACCGGTGCATCAAGCGGGATTGGCAAAGCAACTGCCCAAGCATTGGTAAATGAAGGCAATAAAGTTGCCTTAATTGCAAGAAGCGAAGATAAGCTTAACGACCTAGTGGCAGAACTTGGCGATGAAAATGCATTTGCAGTTACTGCCGATGTGAGCGATTTCGATGATTTAGAAAAGGCGTTTAGCAAAGTAACTAAGCATTACGGCCAAGTAGATGGTGTATTCGCCAATGCGGGTACAGGCGCTAAAAGCGCAGGTATCGAAAATGGCGATGTTGAAGAATGGCAAAGCATGTTGGGCGCGAATATAAATGGACTTTTATACACTGCAAAGCTTGGACTACCTTTGCTGAAAAAGACTAAAGGTCACTTTATATTGACCAGTTCGGTAGCGGGCAGAATTGCGCTTAAAGGCTCAGTATATGGCGCGAGCAAATGGTTTGCTTATGGCTTTGGGCAAAACTTAGCGGAAGAAATGAAAGAGTGGGGCGGGCGATGCACTACCATTTGCCCAGGTATGGTTAATACGCCATTTTTCGATGAGCCCAAAGAAGATAAGCTACAGCCCGAAGATATTGCCAAATCGGTGTTGTTTGTATTATCTGCTAATGATTCGGCCTGCGTACGAGAAGTTTACGTAATGCCAACATCGCAGACGACTTAA
- the cyoB gene encoding cytochrome o ubiquinol oxidase subunit I, whose translation MSFLGKLSIESVPYHEPIIMVTLAVIAVVGIAIALLITKYKQWGTLWNDWITSVDHKHLGIMYIVLAMVMLLRGFADAIMMRTQLAVATNGAPGYLPPEHYDQIFTAHGVIMIIFMAMPFMIGLMNIVLPLQIGARDVAYPFLNNLSFWLTAGGAILINISLGIGEFAKTGWVAYPPIAGLELSPGVGVDYYIWALQISGLGTLLTAVNFLVTVFKMRAPGMKLMQMPIFTWTCTWANILIAASFPILTAVLAMLTLDRYLDFHFFTNEAGGNSMMYINLFWAWGHPEVYILVLPAFGIFSEVISTFTAKRLFGYTSMVYASGAIAILGFVVWLHHFFTMGSSANVNAFFGIMTMVIAVPTGVKLFNWLFTMYRGRLVLSVPVLWALGFMVTFTIGGMTGVLLAIPGADYVLHNSLFLIAHFHNTIIGGAVFGYLAGFAFWFPKAMGFKLDERTGKAAFWCWQIGFMMAFLPLYVLGFLGMTRRLNHTNNPDWNLWLYIAAVGAFVIALGIFFQLLQLYISFKNKDKLDDTTGDPWNGHTLEWSTASPPQFYNFAHIPHIHDIDAWTDAKERGDSYQKPEKYAPIHMPKNTSAGVFMSMSFTVMGFALIWHIWWLAAAALIAGIGVFIKRCYTCDVDYYVQVDEIEKIEQAHLAANAKGVSV comes from the coding sequence ATGTCTTTTTTAGGTAAATTATCTATAGAGTCAGTGCCTTACCACGAACCCATTATTATGGTTACGTTGGCAGTGATTGCTGTAGTGGGTATTGCGATTGCACTGCTCATAACAAAATATAAGCAGTGGGGCACACTGTGGAATGATTGGATCACGTCTGTTGACCATAAACACCTAGGCATTATGTACATTGTGCTGGCTATGGTGATGTTACTACGTGGTTTTGCAGACGCTATTATGATGCGTACCCAACTTGCGGTGGCAACGAATGGCGCACCTGGCTATTTGCCACCAGAACACTACGACCAAATTTTCACCGCTCACGGCGTTATTATGATCATCTTTATGGCCATGCCATTTATGATTGGTTTAATGAACATTGTGCTACCGCTGCAAATTGGTGCCCGTGATGTTGCTTACCCGTTTTTGAATAATTTAAGTTTTTGGCTTACCGCTGGCGGTGCCATTCTCATTAATATTTCATTAGGTATAGGTGAGTTTGCAAAAACAGGTTGGGTAGCTTATCCGCCAATAGCGGGGCTTGAATTAAGCCCGGGGGTTGGCGTCGACTACTACATATGGGCCTTGCAGATATCAGGGCTCGGCACGCTACTTACTGCGGTTAACTTCTTAGTGACTGTATTTAAGATGCGTGCACCGGGCATGAAATTGATGCAAATGCCAATTTTCACGTGGACATGTACATGGGCAAATATCCTTATTGCCGCGTCGTTCCCTATTCTTACGGCTGTGCTAGCCATGCTAACACTAGACCGCTATCTAGACTTCCACTTCTTCACGAACGAAGCTGGTGGTAACTCGATGATGTACATTAATTTATTTTGGGCATGGGGCCACCCTGAAGTTTACATTTTGGTGCTACCTGCTTTTGGTATTTTCTCAGAAGTTATTTCAACCTTTACGGCAAAACGCTTATTTGGTTATACCTCAATGGTGTATGCATCGGGGGCAATTGCCATTTTAGGCTTTGTAGTATGGCTGCATCACTTCTTTACCATGGGTTCAAGTGCCAATGTAAATGCCTTCTTCGGTATTATGACCATGGTTATCGCGGTGCCAACAGGGGTGAAACTATTCAACTGGTTATTCACCATGTACCGCGGCCGTCTCGTACTTAGCGTACCTGTTCTATGGGCATTAGGCTTTATGGTGACCTTTACCATTGGTGGAATGACCGGTGTTCTGCTGGCTATACCTGGCGCCGATTATGTACTTCATAACAGTCTGTTTTTGATTGCTCATTTCCACAACACCATTATTGGTGGAGCGGTATTTGGTTACTTGGCAGGTTTTGCATTTTGGTTCCCGAAAGCCATGGGCTTCAAGCTTGATGAAAGAACCGGTAAGGCCGCTTTCTGGTGCTGGCAAATTGGTTTCATGATGGCGTTCTTACCATTGTACGTGCTGGGCTTCTTAGGCATGACCCGTAGGCTTAACCATACCAACAACCCTGACTGGAACTTGTGGCTATACATTGCAGCAGTGGGTGCGTTTGTTATTGCCCTTGGTATTTTCTTCCAGCTATTACAGTTGTACATAAGCTTCAAAAATAAAGACAAGCTTGATGACACCACCGGCGATCCATGGAATGGACACACACTGGAATGGTCAACTGCATCGCCGCCTCAGTTTTATAACTTTGCGCACATTCCTCACATCCACGATATCGATGCGTGGACAGACGCAAAAGAACGAGGTGACTCTTATCAAAAACCTGAGAAATACGCGCCTATTCACATGCCGAAGAATACCTCTGCTGGCGTATTCATGAGCATGAGCTTCACCGTAATGGGCTTTGCGCTTATTTGGCATATTTGGTGGTTAGCCGCTGCTGCGCTTATCGCTGGAATAGGTGTATTTATTAAGCGTTGTTACACCTGTGATGTTGATTACTACGTTCAGGTAGATGAGATTGAAAAAATTGAACAAGCGCATTTAGCTGCCAATGCGAAAGGAGTGTCTGTATGA
- a CDS encoding putative quinol monooxygenase, whose product MKKADKPVHIVAIIQPQLRYYEKGIEALQRLLIPTRGEPGCIRFDVFEDRENGQYILVEHFKCQADLDFHYAQEYTKSVFALYETILATAPEIRHLSPIEAS is encoded by the coding sequence ATGAAGAAAGCCGACAAACCGGTGCATATTGTTGCCATTATTCAACCACAGCTACGCTATTATGAAAAGGGAATAGAGGCACTACAGCGCCTTCTCATCCCCACTAGAGGTGAGCCTGGGTGTATTCGCTTTGATGTTTTTGAAGATAGAGAAAATGGCCAATATATTTTGGTGGAACACTTCAAGTGCCAGGCCGACTTAGACTTTCATTACGCGCAAGAATATACCAAGTCGGTATTTGCACTGTATGAAACCATTTTGGCAACAGCACCTGAAATTCGCCATCTTTCTCCCATAGAAGCGAGCTAG
- the cyoC gene encoding cytochrome o ubiquinol oxidase subunit III, with product MSALATDMARDIQQEHEHEHHENNTVFGFWLYLMTDCLLFASFFATYAVLFMNTAGGVSGKDIFELNFVAVETAALLVSSITFGFAMICAHKQNKSGALAWLAITWVLGATFIGMEVYEFHHLIVHGNGPQESAFLTAFFSLVGLHGIHVTSGLIWMTILFIEVLRRGLPEKTVTRLSCLSLFWHFLDIVWICVFTVVYLMGAM from the coding sequence ATGAGCGCATTAGCAACTGATATGGCTCGCGATATACAACAAGAACATGAGCACGAACATCACGAAAACAATACGGTATTCGGATTTTGGCTTTACTTAATGACCGATTGCTTGTTGTTCGCGTCGTTTTTCGCTACCTACGCCGTGTTGTTCATGAACACGGCCGGAGGCGTGTCTGGTAAAGATATCTTCGAACTTAACTTTGTGGCGGTTGAAACCGCCGCGCTACTCGTTAGTAGTATCACCTTCGGCTTCGCCATGATTTGCGCGCACAAGCAAAACAAAAGTGGTGCATTGGCATGGCTTGCTATTACGTGGGTGTTGGGTGCTACCTTCATAGGTATGGAAGTGTATGAATTCCATCACTTAATCGTGCATGGTAACGGCCCTCAAGAAAGCGCCTTTCTTACTGCCTTTTTCTCGCTAGTAGGCTTACACGGTATCCACGTAACGTCGGGGCTTATTTGGATGACAATTTTGTTTATCGAAGTGTTGCGCCGTGGCTTACCGGAGAAAACGGTAACAAGATTAAGTTGCTTAAGCTTGTTCTGGCATTTCCTCGATATTGTATGGATTTGTGTTTTCACTGTGGTTTATTTAATGGGGGCAATGTGA
- a CDS encoding SDR family NAD(P)-dependent oxidoreductase, producing the protein MSQSNEFSGKTAVISGAAGGIGLALSEALAAQGMNIVMGDIDAAALAQSSEDLRAKGYKLITCSLDVTDYAQWEEVVAKAKEAFGKIHMVINNAGVGGSPGKIEDSEAETWRWVMDVNVMGVLYGAQACVPAIKEHGEGGWVLNVASMAGMMGMPYAGAYCASKAAVVSMTEGWVPELEPFNIHTSVLCPAFVKTRIHESYRNRQEKYAVATAKRIDKEKLKAGAKAATMAVESGIPVSMLAERVLEALRSKQTYIYTHPNYRRVTRGRAKAIDNGFIDAENSPIVGHLINDDIVTF; encoded by the coding sequence ATGTCTCAGTCTAATGAATTTTCAGGTAAAACCGCGGTTATTTCTGGCGCAGCGGGTGGAATTGGCTTAGCCCTAAGTGAAGCATTGGCGGCGCAGGGAATGAATATTGTGATGGGCGATATAGATGCCGCAGCCCTTGCACAATCTAGCGAAGATTTGCGCGCTAAGGGTTACAAGCTAATAACCTGCTCACTTGATGTCACCGACTATGCCCAGTGGGAAGAGGTTGTCGCGAAAGCCAAAGAAGCGTTTGGCAAAATACATATGGTCATCAATAACGCGGGTGTTGGTGGTTCGCCTGGAAAAATAGAAGACTCAGAAGCTGAAACCTGGCGCTGGGTGATGGATGTGAATGTGATGGGCGTTCTTTATGGTGCTCAAGCTTGCGTTCCTGCTATCAAAGAGCACGGCGAAGGGGGCTGGGTGTTAAACGTGGCGTCGATGGCCGGCATGATGGGTATGCCATACGCTGGCGCATACTGCGCCTCTAAGGCGGCGGTTGTGTCTATGACTGAAGGTTGGGTGCCAGAGCTTGAGCCATTTAATATTCACACGTCGGTATTATGCCCTGCATTCGTAAAAACCCGTATTCATGAGTCTTATCGTAATAGACAAGAAAAGTATGCGGTAGCCACTGCAAAGCGTATCGATAAAGAAAAACTAAAAGCAGGGGCCAAAGCTGCCACTATGGCCGTGGAATCTGGAATTCCTGTATCTATGTTGGCTGAACGTGTGTTAGAAGCATTACGTTCAAAACAAACGTACATTTACACGCATCCTAATTACCGCAGGGTAACGCGTGGGCGCGCTAAAGCCATTGATAACGGGTTTATCGATGCTGAAAACAGCCCGATAGTCGGTCATTTGATTAATGATGACATCGTCACTTTTTGA
- a CDS encoding LysR family transcriptional regulator, giving the protein MLDDLTLFIEVIQRGSFAKTAEDLHISPSALSKRIAKLEVRFGTPLLTRSSRGVVLTAFGKMVYDDVADVILRVKQKVQAYDSTQLNMLSVLCPQNLVAGPLFTPFSEFQFAHPTLQLRIEPNNRNVLTSQKQFDIAFRVGEQQDSSLIQRKMGSVSVHIVGRDNKLNTSHLFVPYTIKQIPNAEQFTTLAGAYDNVHFVGDITLARQFVASGNGAALLPSTEIQTLIDDKTPELQFHSEQLFTRPIYALWPNSSSPSVQARDLIENVHRYCSATPSLCGEALSIGYMLSMCDQ; this is encoded by the coding sequence GTGCTAGATGACTTAACGCTTTTTATCGAAGTGATCCAAAGAGGCAGTTTCGCTAAAACGGCGGAAGATTTGCATATATCTCCCTCAGCGTTATCAAAACGTATCGCAAAACTTGAAGTGCGATTTGGTACCCCTCTACTGACTCGTTCGTCTAGGGGCGTAGTGCTGACTGCATTTGGTAAAATGGTATACGATGATGTTGCCGATGTTATTTTACGCGTAAAACAAAAGGTGCAAGCATACGACAGCACACAACTAAATATGCTTAGTGTGTTATGCCCACAAAATTTGGTAGCCGGCCCATTATTTACGCCATTCAGTGAATTTCAATTTGCTCACCCAACATTACAACTGCGTATAGAGCCTAACAACCGAAACGTATTAACGAGTCAAAAGCAATTTGATATCGCGTTTCGGGTAGGAGAACAGCAAGACTCTTCATTAATACAGAGAAAAATGGGCAGTGTTTCTGTTCACATTGTTGGAAGGGATAATAAACTAAATACTTCTCATCTTTTTGTACCCTACACCATCAAACAAATTCCCAACGCTGAGCAGTTTACTACTTTAGCCGGCGCGTATGACAATGTGCATTTCGTGGGTGATATTACGCTAGCGAGACAGTTTGTAGCGTCAGGAAATGGGGCAGCACTGTTACCCAGTACTGAAATTCAGACACTCATAGATGATAAAACGCCTGAGTTGCAGTTTCATAGTGAGCAGTTATTTACTCGCCCCATCTATGCATTGTGGCCTAATTCATCTAGCCCAAGTGTTCAAGCGCGGGATTTAATTGAGAATGTGCATCGCTATTGTAGTGCCACTCCATCGTTGTGCGGCGAGGCCTTGTCTATAGGTTATATGCTAAGTATGTGCGATCAATGA
- a CDS encoding DUF2798 domain-containing protein, which translates to MSGWVTFINLGITDTFLSDWSIAFIKAYPMAFVAAYALAKPIKLLTQKIIGSNS; encoded by the coding sequence ATGTCCGGTTGGGTGACATTTATTAATTTAGGGATCACAGATACGTTTTTGTCAGATTGGTCAATAGCATTCATTAAGGCTTACCCCATGGCCTTTGTGGCTGCGTACGCCCTTGCTAAGCCAATTAAATTATTAACCCAAAAAATCATAGGATCAAATTCATGA